Proteins co-encoded in one Armatimonadota bacterium genomic window:
- a CDS encoding ABC transporter ATP-binding protein, which yields MASITLRGLTKRFGPVVAVDRLDLEIQEGELITLLGPSGCGKTTTLRMVAGFETPDAGEIFFGGQPVTLAPPERRNVGIVFQNYALFPHLTVAENVAFGLQMRREAPATIARRVGEILERVQLRGLERRYPHQLSGGQQQRVALARALVINPAVLLLDEPLANLDAKLREEMRFYIRHLQREFGITTIYVTHDQAEAMVLADRIAVLRDGALQQVGPPEAIYRRPANAWVAEFIGLTNFIAGEVAGRQDGRLVVRTAVGTFTCQGDAPGGPVLICVRPEALHIGAALPNRLRAVVRERVFLGNLLDYRMEGADGLRLRVQADPSQAYPPGVAVDLAFAPEEAWVVPAARG from the coding sequence GTGGCGTCGATCACGCTGCGAGGTCTGACCAAGCGCTTCGGGCCTGTGGTGGCCGTCGACCGCCTGGACCTGGAGATCCAGGAGGGTGAGCTCATCACCCTCCTGGGTCCGTCCGGGTGCGGCAAGACCACCACCCTGCGCATGGTCGCGGGGTTCGAAACGCCCGACGCCGGCGAGATCTTCTTCGGCGGACAGCCGGTGACGCTGGCGCCGCCCGAGCGGCGCAACGTGGGCATCGTCTTCCAGAACTACGCGCTGTTCCCGCACCTGACCGTCGCCGAGAACGTCGCCTTCGGCCTGCAGATGCGGCGGGAGGCGCCGGCGACCATCGCACGGCGCGTGGGCGAGATCCTCGAGCGGGTGCAGCTGCGGGGCCTGGAGCGACGCTACCCCCACCAGCTCTCGGGCGGCCAGCAGCAGCGCGTGGCCCTGGCCCGGGCGCTGGTCATCAACCCGGCGGTACTGCTGCTGGACGAGCCGCTGGCCAACCTGGACGCCAAGCTGCGCGAGGAGATGCGCTTCTACATCCGTCACCTCCAGCGGGAGTTCGGCATCACCACCATCTACGTCACCCACGATCAGGCGGAGGCCATGGTCCTGGCCGATCGCATCGCGGTGCTCCGGGACGGCGCCCTCCAGCAGGTGGGCCCGCCCGAGGCCATCTACCGCCGGCCGGCCAACGCCTGGGTGGCGGAGTTCATCGGCCTGACGAACTTCATCGCCGGCGAGGTCGCCGGCCGGCAGGACGGGCGCCTGGTGGTGCGCACCGCGGTCGGCACGTTCACCTGCCAGGGCGACGCCCCGGGCGGGCCGGTGCTGATCTGCGTGCGGCCGGAGGCGCTGCACATCGGCGCCGCGCTGCCCAACCGGCTGCGGGCCGTCGTGCGCGAGCGCGTCTTCCTGGGCAACCTGCTGGACTACCGCATGGAGGGCGCCGATGGCTTGCGCCTGCGGGTGCAGGCCGATCCCTCGCAGGCGTACCCGCCCGGTGTGGCCGTCGACCTGGCGTTCGCGCCCGAGGAGGCCTGGGTCGTGCCGGCTGCTCGAGGCTAG
- a CDS encoding ABC transporter permease encodes MARVATTVLRPLPQPARRRGAWNGLLIAPTLLFLLAFFVVPYANMVYMSVLYKPPDGPYLRVFTLDNYAQALGDPFYWRILANTFWYALLTTAVTLVLGYPVAYYIARAPTRRRGWLLTLLIAPLLVGVVIRSFGWMIILGRVGLINTVVRWLGGPELPLMYNVFGIIVGLVHVYLPFMALSIAGALQNIPPDLERAARSLGASPWVTFWRVTWPLSLPGVFAGTLLVYVLAVSSYVIPILLGGNNVLVMPIIIVQKLLDAFNWPLGSALSMVLFGLTALGVWGYVKLMNRMLRWTTP; translated from the coding sequence ATGGCCCGCGTGGCGACCACCGTCCTCCGTCCGCTCCCGCAGCCGGCCCGGCGCCGGGGTGCGTGGAACGGCCTGCTGATCGCCCCGACGCTCCTCTTCCTGCTGGCGTTCTTCGTCGTGCCCTACGCCAACATGGTCTACATGAGCGTCCTGTACAAGCCGCCGGACGGCCCCTACCTGCGGGTCTTCACGCTCGACAACTACGCGCAGGCCTTGGGCGACCCATTCTACTGGCGGATCCTGGCCAACACGTTCTGGTACGCCCTGCTCACCACCGCCGTCACCCTGGTGCTGGGCTACCCCGTGGCCTACTACATCGCGCGGGCGCCGACCCGGCGGCGGGGGTGGCTGCTCACGCTGCTCATCGCGCCGTTGCTGGTCGGGGTGGTGATCCGCAGTTTCGGCTGGATGATCATCCTGGGGCGCGTGGGGCTGATCAACACCGTCGTGCGCTGGCTGGGTGGGCCGGAGCTGCCGCTGATGTACAACGTCTTCGGCATCATCGTGGGCCTGGTGCACGTCTACCTGCCGTTCATGGCCCTGTCGATCGCCGGCGCGCTGCAGAACATCCCGCCCGACCTCGAGCGCGCGGCGCGCTCCCTGGGCGCCTCGCCGTGGGTGACGTTTTGGCGGGTGACGTGGCCCCTGTCGCTGCCGGGAGTGTTCGCCGGCACGCTGCTGGTCTACGTGCTGGCGGTCAGCTCCTACGTGATCCCGATCCTCCTGGGCGGCAACAACGTGCTGGTCATGCCGATCATCATCGTGCAGAAGCTGCTGGACGCCTTCAACTGGCCGTTGGGCTCGGCGCTCTCCATGGTGCTGTTCGGGCTCACCGCGCTTGGGGTCTGGGGGTACGTCAAGCTGATGAACCGCATGCTCCGATGGACGACACCCTAG
- a CDS encoding ABC transporter permease, whose amino-acid sequence MDDTLALPAAAAARRSPRPPAGRAWLLPLVVGAIYVFLLAPIVIVVLAAFNSGEYLRFPPEGFSLRWFVKAAQHQPFVRAFVYSLRLAVLATLASTVLGTMAALFVVRYARRARDLLRLLLVAPLQFPAILTGIALLIFFYATGLGTRGMRALLVGHTLVALPYVFLTVSTVLVGFDRSLEEAARSLGAGPLVTFWRITLPLIKGGLISGALFAFITSFDQFPISLLLISVGNTTLPIQLFDYLRFSFDPAAAAVSTVSIVLSVIIVVLIERLVGLESIYWGGPR is encoded by the coding sequence ATGGACGACACCCTAGCCCTCCCGGCCGCAGCCGCCGCCCGGCGGTCTCCGCGGCCGCCGGCGGGCCGCGCGTGGCTGTTGCCGCTGGTCGTGGGGGCGATCTACGTCTTCCTGCTGGCGCCCATCGTCATCGTGGTGCTGGCGGCGTTCAACAGCGGCGAGTACCTGCGCTTCCCGCCCGAGGGGTTCTCGCTGCGGTGGTTCGTCAAGGCCGCCCAGCACCAGCCGTTCGTCCGGGCGTTCGTCTACAGCCTCCGGCTGGCCGTCCTGGCCACCCTGGCCAGCACCGTCCTGGGGACGATGGCCGCGCTGTTCGTCGTGCGCTACGCGCGGCGGGCGCGGGACCTGCTGCGGCTGCTCCTGGTGGCGCCGCTGCAGTTCCCGGCCATCCTCACCGGGATCGCCCTGTTGATCTTCTTCTACGCCACCGGGCTGGGCACGCGCGGCATGCGGGCGCTGCTCGTCGGCCACACGCTGGTGGCGCTCCCGTACGTCTTCCTCACGGTCTCGACGGTGCTGGTGGGATTCGACCGATCGCTGGAGGAGGCGGCGCGGTCGCTGGGCGCGGGCCCCCTGGTCACGTTCTGGCGCATCACGCTGCCCCTGATCAAAGGGGGGCTGATCTCGGGCGCGCTGTTCGCCTTCATCACCTCGTTCGACCAGTTCCCGATCTCGCTGCTCCTCATCAGCGTGGGGAACACCACCCTGCCCATCCAGCTGTTCGACTACCTGCGGTTCTCCTTCGACCCGGCCGCCGCGGCGGTGTCGACGGTCAGCATCGTGCTCAGCGTGATCATCGTCGTCCTGATCGAACGGCTGGTGGGGCTGGAGTCCATCTACTGGGGCGGGCCGCGGTAG
- a CDS encoding ABC transporter substrate-binding protein produces the protein MRSALRRGPIVVAALLVALTLVGGPLPAPAQPRFAGQTLIVTSYGGTWEQFMRKEIVPGFEAETGAKVELAVGLSRDWVAKLRAAGRGNPPYDVVIANTTWVSAVRREGFFEKLTVQKVPNLADVWPDLRYKDDVGVITLVGPLGIAYRTDVIQTPPKSWKDLWKPEYKGKLVIYSIANSATPMFLMLISRIYTGSDTNMDVAFQKIQELKPFRQTDFSGDMEIILTRGEAAIGILDAPAAARLKRQGVPIEWVFPREGVFMFEQDTNVTAGSRVKDLAFAWVNYFLSVPVQEKWARQYFWTPANRKVKITGELAQAIPVHTQAQIRQIMKWDWDWVNAGNRERMIERWNREILR, from the coding sequence ATGCGATCTGCACTCCGTCGTGGGCCGATCGTCGTCGCGGCCCTGCTCGTCGCCCTGACCCTGGTGGGCGGTCCGCTGCCCGCGCCCGCCCAGCCGCGCTTCGCCGGCCAGACCCTGATCGTGACCAGCTACGGCGGCACCTGGGAGCAGTTCATGCGCAAGGAGATCGTGCCCGGATTCGAGGCCGAGACCGGCGCCAAGGTCGAACTGGCCGTCGGTCTCTCGCGCGACTGGGTGGCGAAACTGCGCGCGGCCGGCCGCGGGAACCCACCCTACGACGTGGTGATCGCCAACACCACCTGGGTCTCGGCCGTACGGCGGGAGGGGTTCTTCGAGAAGCTCACCGTGCAGAAGGTGCCCAACCTCGCCGACGTCTGGCCCGACCTCCGCTACAAGGACGACGTGGGCGTCATCACCCTGGTCGGGCCGTTGGGCATCGCGTACCGGACCGACGTGATCCAGACCCCGCCCAAGAGCTGGAAGGACCTCTGGAAGCCCGAGTACAAGGGCAAGCTGGTCATCTACAGCATCGCCAACTCGGCGACGCCCATGTTCCTCATGCTCATCTCGCGGATCTACACCGGTTCCGACACCAACATGGACGTCGCCTTCCAGAAGATCCAGGAGCTCAAGCCCTTCCGCCAGACCGACTTCTCGGGCGACATGGAGATCATCCTCACCCGCGGCGAGGCGGCCATCGGCATCCTGGACGCGCCGGCGGCGGCGCGGCTGAAGCGGCAGGGGGTGCCCATCGAGTGGGTCTTCCCGCGGGAGGGCGTCTTCATGTTCGAGCAGGACACCAACGTGACCGCCGGCTCACGGGTCAAGGACCTGGCCTTCGCCTGGGTCAACTACTTCCTGTCGGTACCGGTGCAGGAGAAGTGGGCGCGCCAGTACTTCTGGACGCCCGCCAACCGCAAGGTCAAGATCACGGGCGAGCTGGCCCAGGCGATCCCCGTGCACACCCAGGCCCAGATCCGGCAGATCATGAAGTGGGACTGGGACTGGGTCAACGCCGGCAACCGCGAGCGGATGATCGAGCGGTGGAACCGGGAGATCCTCCGTTAG